In Streptomyces sp. P9-A4, the genomic window CGCCGACCGGGCGCTCACCGGCATCGCCTCCCGGCAGGCCGCCGCCACCGCGCTCGGAGCCGGACTCTCGGCCCTCGTCTGCGGCCTGACCGTGGTGGCCGCCGCGCTCGTCGGCGTCCGGGCCGTGGCGGACGGCCGGCTCGACGGCGTCGCCCTCGCCGTGGTCGTCCTCACCCCGCTCGCCGCCTTCGAGGCGGTCACCGGACTTCCGCTCGCCGTCCAGTACCGCCAGCGCGTCAGGCACAGCGCCGAGCGGGTCTTCGAGGTGCTGGACGCGCCCGTGCCCGTACGGGAGCCGGTCCGGCCCGAGACTCCCCCGGCGAGCCCGTTCCCGCTGGTGCTCGACGGGCTCTCCGCCCGGCACGCCGGTCAGGAACGGGCCGCGCTCACCGACTTCCGGCTCACCCTGGAGACCGGGCGCCGGGTCGCCGTCGTCGGCGCCTCCGGCTCCGGCAAGACCACGCTCGCCCAGGTGCTGCTGCGGTTCCTGGACGTGGAGCACGGCACGTACCGGATCGGCGGCGTGCCCGCCTGGGAGCTCGACGGCGACGCGGTCCGCCGCCTCGTCGGGCTCTGCGCCCAGGACGCGCACCTCTTCGACAGTTCCGTCCGCGAGAACCTGCGGCTCGCCCGTACCGGCGCGAGCGACGAGGAACTGCGCGAGGCGCTCCGCAGGGCCCGGCTGCTCGACTGGGTGGACGCTCTGCCCGCCGGGCTCGACACCCTCGTGGGCGAGCACGGCTCCCAGCTCTCCGGCGGTCAGCGCCAGCGCCTCGCGCTCGCCCGTGCCCTCCTCGCCGACTTCCCCGTACTCGTCCTCGACGAGCCGGCCGAGCACCTGGACCTGGCCACCGCCGACGCCCTCACCGACGATCTGCTCCGGGCCACGGAAGGCCGTACGACCCTCCTCATCACCCACCGCCTGCACGGACTCGAAGCGGTCGACGAGGTCCTCGTCCTGGACGGGGGCCGGACCGTGCAGCACGGACCGTACGCGGAACTGGCCGCCGCGGAAGGCCCGCTGCGCCGGATGCTCGACCAGGAACGGGCGACCGACCTGCTCGTCGTCGGCCCGGAGACGTCCCTGCCCGCCCCCGGCGGCGACCGGCCGACTTTTCTCGCCAAATAGGACTTACTAGGCTCAAGCCATGACCGCCGAAGCGTCCGACGCCCCGGACCCCCTGGAAGCCGCCACTCAGGCCACCCGCAGCCTCCAGGGCCTGTCCACGGAACTCACCGCCCGCGTACCGCAGCTCCTGGAGGCCATGCGTTCGGTCGGCACCGGGCTCGAACTCCACTCCACCCTCGACCGCATCTGCGAGACCGCCGCCGAACTCGCCGACGCCCGCTACGCCGCGATCGGCGTCGTCGACGACGAGGGCAAGGGCCTGTCCGACTTCGTCACCTTCGGTGTCGACGAGGAGGTGGCCCGCCGCATCGGACACCGGCCCGACGGCCACGCCGGGCTGCTCGGCGCGCTGATCCAGGCCCCCCAGACGATCCGCCTCGCCGACCTCTCCGCCGACCCGCGCTCGGCCGGCTTCCCGCCGGGACACCCCCCGATGCGGACCTTCCTCGGCGTTCCCATCCGCGTCCAGGGCGAGATCTTCGGCAATCTGTACCTCGCGGAGAAGCACGGCGGCGGCGAGTTCAACGACTACGACGTGCACATGGTCCGGGTGCTGGCCACCGAGGCGGGCATCGCCATCGGCAACGCCCGTCTGTACGAGGCCGCCCGGCAGCGCGAGCGGTGGATCGACGGCTCGGTCGCCGTCACCACCGCGCTGCTCTCCGGCGGCGACGCCGACGACGCCCTCGCCGTCGTCGCCGAACAGGCCCGGCGGCTCGCCGACGCCGACGCCGGCATCGTGCTGCTGCCCGCCGAGGACGGCGGCCTGGAGATCGTCGCCGTCTCCTCGCCCCGGCCCACGAAGTCGCTGGGCGTGGTGATCCCGCCCGAGAGCGCCGTGGTGGAACAGCTTCTGGCCGGCGAGGCGGTCTTCATCGCGGACGCGTCGAAGGACCCGCGCATGATCAGCCGGCTGACCTCCCCGTACGGCCCCAGCATGATGCTGCCGCTGCAGAGCGGCGGGCGGGTGCTCGGCGCGCTCGCCACCCCCCGGGTGCGGGGCGCGCGCCAGTTCACCGAGGCGGAGCGGACGCTCGCGACCCAGTTCGCCTCGCAGGCGGCGCTCGCCCTGATGATGGCCGACGCGCAGCGGGACCGGGAGCGCCTCGCCGTCTACGAGGACCGCGACCGGATCGCCCGTGACCTGCACGATCTCGTGATCCAGCGGCTCTTCGCCACCGGCATGATGCTGGAGGGTGCCCAGCGCAGGTCGATCGTGCCGGCCGTGCGCGAGGGCGTCGGCAAGGCCGTGGACGAACTGGACGTGACCATCCAGGAGATCCGTACGGCGATCTTCGCGCTCCAGCAGGGCCCCGCCGAGGCCCCCTCGGGGCTGCGCACCCGCGTGCTGCGGGAGATCAACATGGCGGCGGTGCCGCTCGGCTTCAAGCCCGCGCACCGCTTCCTCGGCGCGATCGACACCATGGTCGGCGAACTCACCGGCAAGAACCTCATCGCCGCGCTGCGGGAGGCGCTCTCCAACGCCTTCCGGCACGCGGAGGCGAGCCGTATCGAGGTGGTCGTCGACGCGGGCGTCACCCTGCCGGACGGCTCCGCCGGGGTACGGCTCGAAGTCGCCGACGACGGCATCGGCATTCCGGCGGGCGGGCGGCGCAGCGGTCTGCGCAACCTGGCGCGGCGGGCCGAGTCGCTGGGCGGCGCGAGCTGGTGCGGACCAGGCATCGGGGAGGACGGCGGCGGCACGACGGTGGTGTGGGAGGCGCCGCTGTAGCGCCGGGAAGGCAGTGCCCGGCGGGGCGGGAGCTAGTCGCCGTGCGGTCGGCGGAGCTGGTCGCCGTGCGCGGCTGCCGTCGCTTCTGCCACCAGCTGCTCGATGACGACGGCCACGCCGTCCTCGTTGTTGCCGACCGTACGGCCGGAGGCGGCGGCGATCACGTCGGGGTGGGCGTTGCCCATCGCGTACGAGCGGCCCGCCCAGCTCAGCATCTCGATGTCGTTGGGCATGTCGCCGAAGGCGACGACCTCCTCGGCCGTGATGCCGCGCTCGGCGCAGCAGAGGGCCAGGGTGGAGGCCTTGGAGACGCCATGGGCGCTGATCTCGATGAGGGCGGTGGGGCTCGACCGGGTGAAGGCGGCGCGGTCCCCGGCCGTCTCCCTCGCCACCGCGAGGAACGCGTCGGGGTCGAGCTCCGGGTGCTGGGCGAGCAGCTTGAGCACGGGGGCGGCGGCTCCCGGCTCCTCTTCGAAGAGGAGCTTCTCGGCGGTGGCGACGGTCGCGCCGGGGTCGAGGAAGAACGGCGGGTACTGCGGCTCGTAGTGGATGCCGGTGGTCAGCTCGACCGCGAAGGAGGTGCCGGGCGCGGCGGCACGCAGGGCCCGTACGACATCGAGGGCGACGGGCCGCTCCAGCGGACGCACCTCCAGGAAGGTGCCGCCCGTGTGGAGGTCGACGAGGGCGGCGCCGTTGGCGCAGATCGCCAGACCGTGCCCGTGGACGTGGTCGCTGACGACGTCCATCCAGCGGGCCGGGCGGCCGGTGACGAAGAAGACCTCGATGCCGGCCTGCTCGGCCGCGGCGAGTGCGGCGACCGTGCGCGCGGAGACGGACTTGTCGTCGCGCAGCAGCGTGCCGTCGAGGTCGGTGGCGATCAGCCGGGGAGCCGGGGCGGACGGGTGCGGGGAACGGGGAGAGGTCACCGCCCCATTCTTCCGCACCGGACGCACGGGCGTGCGGGGAGCCGCACATATGAGTGACTGGATTCCGGCCTTCCGTTCCTCCGGGCGTACTTCGAGGTGCGGAAGAGGCCGGCGGGCTCTCAGTACGCGACCTCCATGACGGCCCGATGGGTGCGGGGGTCGTCGACCCGGGTCAGGAGGCAGTGCGCGAGATCGGCGCGGGAGAGGGACTTCGGGCGGTCCAGGTGGCCGTTCTCGGCGGTCCGGTAGCGGCCGGTCAGCGGGCCGTCGGTGAGCATCGGCGGCCGTACCACCGTCCAGGCCGTGTCCCCTGTCGCCGCCGAGGTCATGAAGGTCTCCATCCGGGCCATGTCGGCGTAGCCGTGCCGGTAGAGGCGCTGGATCACGTACCGGGTGACCAGCCGTTGCGGCAGCGGCACGTCGGGGGTGATCTCCAGGCCGGCGGAGGAGAGGCAGAGCAGCCGGTCCACGCCGGACGCGCGCATGGCTTCGACGATGTTCCGGGTGCCCCGCGAGTAGACGGTCGTCGGGTGCTTGCGGTCGGTGCTGCCGAGGCAGGAGAGGACGGCGTCGTGCCCGGCGACGGCCTGCCGCCAGGTCTCCGGTGCGAGCGCGTCCCCGCGCAGGACCGTCAGCCGGGACGCCGGGTCCGGGGCCGGGTCCGTCATCGGCGCTGGTACGGGCACCGGCACCCGGGCGGGGTCGCGGGCCACGGCGGTGACCTGGTGGCCCGCGGCGAGGGCCTGCGCGAGGAGCTGAGCGCCGGTGCCGCCGGTGACGCCGAAGAGCAGGAGCCTCATGACGCCGCCACCTCCGTCGCCTCGGCTGCCTTCGCCGCCGCCTTCGCCAGGGCCTCGACGAGCGCGACGGCGATGGCCCGCTGGCCTTCGGGGGTGAGGTGGATCCCGTCGTCGAGGTGCAGTCCCGCGGCGGCCGCCCGGGTGTCGACGGTGAGTTCGGGACGGCCGAGGAGGAAGTCGGCGACGCCGTCGACGTCCTCGGCGCTCCAGCCGATCCCGGCGCGGCGGAAGTGGGGGTAGGCGTCGGCCCGTTCCTGGTCGACGGAGCCGGGGGTGAGCCAGATCCAGCGGTCCGCCACCGGGGGAGCGGCGAGTTCGCGGAGGGCCAGGAGGTTGCGCTCGGTCTCGGGACCGCTGACCAGCCGGGTGCCGGGCCCGTCGGTGCCACGGCCGATCCGCTGGGTGTCGTTCGCGCCGAGCATGCAGAGGACCCAGTCGGGGCGCAGGTGGGGCAGCGGGGGGAGTTGGGCGAGGGCCTGGGTGGTGGTGAGCCCGGAGACCGCGAGGTCGACGAGTACGACGCTGTCCGGGAGGAGGTGGCGCAGGATCGCGAACCAGGAGAGCCGGTCGGCGGTGGTGCTCTCGCCGAGCGCCACGATCCGCTGGCCGGGCCGGAAGGGCAGTGCGCCGACCCGGTCGGCGAAGGCGGGGTCCTTGAGGAGTTCGGCGGCGGTGTTCCGGGCCTGCTCGTCGAGGTCCCGCAGCAGGGCGCGGTATGTGTCGGGGTCGAGGCCGAAGAGGTCGGCGAGGCGGGCGTCGGAGAGTTCGCCCAGGTAGCGCAGGGACTTCTCGGGCTGCTGGAAGCGGAGGAGTTTGGCGATCAGGGCGGGGTCGGGGGCGCCGCTGGGCTTCGCGCTGTTGCGGGTCTCGTCGTGGGTGCGGCTCTCGGTCATGTCAGGACTCCTCACGGGTGCTGGTGCTGGTGGGGGTGCCGGTACTGGTGCGCGTACGGGTACGGGCGCCGGCGGTGGTCCGGGCGCGGTGCCGGGGCAGCAGGAAACCGGCGGCGATCAGCCAGCCGAGGCAGGTGAAGCGGGCCAGCGGCAGCAGCAGGGCGGCGCCGTCGAAGAGCAGGGTGAGGGTGGCCAGTTCCGCGACGGTCGCCAGCACCAGACCGGTCACCGCCAGGGCGCGGGGCAGCAGTCCGGCGAGGAGCCCGGGAACGGCGATTCCGGCCACGAGCAGGCCGAGCGTCACCACGTGCCCGGGGCCGCCGGTGGCGAAGGCCAGGTACTGGAGGGCCCGTACGAGCGGCGGGAGTTCGAGGACCTCCGTACGGGACAGGGTCCAGCTCACCAGCCCGCAGCAGGCCAGGAATCCGGCGGCGAGGAGGCCGCCGGCCAGGGCGATCGTGGCGCCGGGGGCGCGGACGCCGAGCCGGTGCAGCCGGGCCGAGACGGTGGCGGCGTACACGGCCAGCGGGATCGAAGCGGCGAACTGGAGGGCGCCGGAGATCTGGACGGCGTCGGAGTGGGCGCGGAAGTAGGCCACGATCTCGCCGGTCTCCCCGAAGGGGGAGGGGAACGGGTCGCCTCCGGCGAGCACGGTGCTGAGGACGAGCCCGGCGAGGAACAGCGCGGTGAACACCACGGCGAGCACACCCGGCGGCGGCCCTCCCTGCGCTTCCCTGCGCTCTCGCTCCAAGGGGGCCTCGGTCGGCCGGGGGTCGGTCCAGCTCTCTGCAGACACGGGTACGGTCCGTTCTCTGAGAAGAATAGTTCACAGTGAAGAATCATTCTTTTCGCGTACCCTAACTCCGTGAGCAGTGACCGGCAACCAGTGGAAGACCCGGACGACGCGGCGGCGCCCCCGCCCGCGCCTTCGCGCGGTGGCGCGTTTCTGCTCGCCCAGCTCGGGGCGCACGCGGCCGGCCGCTTCGGCGAACGCGTCGGCGC contains:
- a CDS encoding GAF domain-containing sensor histidine kinase, which produces MTAEASDAPDPLEAATQATRSLQGLSTELTARVPQLLEAMRSVGTGLELHSTLDRICETAAELADARYAAIGVVDDEGKGLSDFVTFGVDEEVARRIGHRPDGHAGLLGALIQAPQTIRLADLSADPRSAGFPPGHPPMRTFLGVPIRVQGEIFGNLYLAEKHGGGEFNDYDVHMVRVLATEAGIAIGNARLYEAARQRERWIDGSVAVTTALLSGGDADDALAVVAEQARRLADADAGIVLLPAEDGGLEIVAVSSPRPTKSLGVVIPPESAVVEQLLAGEAVFIADASKDPRMISRLTSPYGPSMMLPLQSGGRVLGALATPRVRGARQFTEAERTLATQFASQAALALMMADAQRDRERLAVYEDRDRIARDLHDLVIQRLFATGMMLEGAQRRSIVPAVREGVGKAVDELDVTIQEIRTAIFALQQGPAEAPSGLRTRVLREINMAAVPLGFKPAHRFLGAIDTMVGELTGKNLIAALREALSNAFRHAEASRIEVVVDAGVTLPDGSAGVRLEVADDGIGIPAGGRRSGLRNLARRAESLGGASWCGPGIGEDGGGTTVVWEAPL
- a CDS encoding Cof-type HAD-IIB family hydrolase; amino-acid sequence: MTSPRSPHPSAPAPRLIATDLDGTLLRDDKSVSARTVAALAAAEQAGIEVFFVTGRPARWMDVVSDHVHGHGLAICANGAALVDLHTGGTFLEVRPLERPVALDVVRALRAAAPGTSFAVELTTGIHYEPQYPPFFLDPGATVATAEKLLFEEEPGAAAPVLKLLAQHPELDPDAFLAVARETAGDRAAFTRSSPTALIEISAHGVSKASTLALCCAERGITAEEVVAFGDMPNDIEMLSWAGRSYAMGNAHPDVIAAASGRTVGNNEDGVAVVIEQLVAEATAAAHGDQLRRPHGD
- a CDS encoding NAD(P)-dependent oxidoreductase produces the protein MRLLLFGVTGGTGAQLLAQALAAGHQVTAVARDPARVPVPVPAPMTDPAPDPASRLTVLRGDALAPETWRQAVAGHDAVLSCLGSTDRKHPTTVYSRGTRNIVEAMRASGVDRLLCLSSAGLEITPDVPLPQRLVTRYVIQRLYRHGYADMARMETFMTSAATGDTAWTVVRPPMLTDGPLTGRYRTAENGHLDRPKSLSRADLAHCLLTRVDDPRTHRAVMEVAY
- a CDS encoding SGNH/GDSL hydrolase family protein; translated protein: MTESRTHDETRNSAKPSGAPDPALIAKLLRFQQPEKSLRYLGELSDARLADLFGLDPDTYRALLRDLDEQARNTAAELLKDPAFADRVGALPFRPGQRIVALGESTTADRLSWFAILRHLLPDSVVLVDLAVSGLTTTQALAQLPPLPHLRPDWVLCMLGANDTQRIGRGTDGPGTRLVSGPETERNLLALRELAAPPVADRWIWLTPGSVDQERADAYPHFRRAGIGWSAEDVDGVADFLLGRPELTVDTRAAAAGLHLDDGIHLTPEGQRAIAVALVEALAKAAAKAAEATEVAAS